The window TTCAGGAGAAGTCGCCCCGGCTGTCACGTTCACCACTGCCGGATGCCGCAGCGGGAACTGGAGTGCCGCCGTCGGAAGTTCCACACCGAAATCGCGGCAGACGGCCGCGAGCGCACGCGCCCGTTCCAGCACCTCCGGCGGGGCCAGATCATAGTTGTAATGGGCGTCTTCGGGGACGTCGGGACGGGCCAGGAGACCGGAGTTGTAGGCGCCCACGCTGACGACGCCGGTGCGGCGCGCCAAACAGCGTTCAAGCAGCGGGACGTCGGGCTGCTCAAGCAGCGTGTAGCGTCCGGCGAGCATCACGAGGTCCAGGTCCGCGGCTTCGACGCATTCCAGGGCGGCCTCGGCGGAGTTGATGCCTACGCCAATGGCCCGGACCAGTCCCTCGGAGCGCAGCTTCTCCAAGGCAGGAAGGCCCTGGGAGATCCCGGCCTGAAGATCGTGGACGTCGGGATCGTGCAGGTAAGCGATGTCCACCTGCTCCAGTCCGAGCCGCTCCAAGGAGTCCTCGATGCTGCGCCTGATGCCTGCTTCGGAAAAGTCCCACACGCGTCGGGTGGCGGCGGGAACGTCGAATCCTTCGGGGT is drawn from Arthrobacter sp. 31Y and contains these coding sequences:
- a CDS encoding aldo/keto reductase, whose translation is MNSPDLGKLGFGGAGIGNLYRAIPDGEALATVLAAWDAGIRYFDTAPHYGLGLSEQRLGAVLRDKPRHEFIISTKVGRLLEPNAGGGQDPEGFDVPAATRRVWDFSEAGIRRSIEDSLERLGLEQVDIAYLHDPDVHDLQAGISQGLPALEKLRSEGLVRAIGVGINSAEAALECVEAADLDLVMLAGRYTLLEQPDVPLLERCLARRTGVVSVGAYNSGLLARPDVPEDAHYNYDLAPPEVLERARALAAVCRDFGVELPTAALQFPLRHPAVVNVTAGATSPEQVAVNSARMEAPVPDELWEALERVGR